A single window of Malus sylvestris chromosome 5, drMalSylv7.2, whole genome shotgun sequence DNA harbors:
- the LOC126620787 gene encoding protein argonaute 2-like, with the protein MERGGGGGFRGRGRGRGRGRGNDGGGGGRGDPGGYGRGTGGRGGGRGGHGGGVNVGGPQFHHHHPQPQPPLQQQPQQQQPPNQNPSQQPRPNPWNAPASTRAWGPRAPAPPASPVGSAPNISPDPGTLVPAMQSMAISSQTPSSSSLEKASNHVPVKRPDRGGMIAIRTAKLRANHFNLKFNPESIIMHYDVDVKPEHPAKNGRPVKISKSELAAIRKQLSTDDPSNFPLLSTAYDGEKNIFSAVPLPTGSFKVEVPEEEGTRFSSYIFTIKLAKELQLCKLKEYLSGQLLDIPRNILQSMDLVMKENPTRRMIAFGRNFYPTESHPNDDLGYGVAAFRGFQHGLKLTSQGPTLCLDYSVLAFHKRMSVIEFLQQQIRGFTLNNFQSYRRDVEDVLKGLKVNVTHRRTKQKYLIKGLTDRNAGDITFDAVDIDGQSPPTKVRLLDYFRDKYEEIRYKNIPCLDLGKNGRRNDTPMEFCVLVEGQRYPKEYLGKEAAIMLKNISLPSPRDRQNSIYNMVRSNDGPCGGGIIQNFGFEVNQNMTPVTGRVIGPPELKLGASDGKVVNKVTVDREKCQWNLVGKRVVEGKPIMHWAVLDFSSHDRYGLDPNQFIPKLIARCNKLGIRMEEPLLYEPTSMRPFSSVQMLRQLLERVNEKAKKEGKGYLQLLVCVMANRDPGYKYLKWIAETQIGIVTQCCLSNMANKANDQYLANLALKINAKLGGSNVELIDRLPLLGGAGHVMFVGADVNHPAARNTTSPSIAAVVATVNWPAANRYAARVRPQYHRKEKIINFGDMCLELVQTYERLNKVKPNQIVVFRDGVSEGQFDMVLNEELLDLKMALASIKYYPTITLIVAQKRHHTRLFLENPRDGGSTGNISPGTVVDNTIVHPFEFDFYLCSHYGALGTSKPTHYHVLWDEHRFTSDQLQKLIYDLCFTFARCTKPVSLVPPVYYADLVAYRGRLYFESTEGQSPASVSSASSSSSTHSPLSVSSLDERFCKLHAELENIMFFV; encoded by the exons ATGGAACGAGGCGGTGGCGGTGGATTtaggggaaggggaaggggaagaggaagagggagagggaatgatggtggtggtggtggaagaGGTGATCCTGGCGGCTATGGCAGAGGAACTGGAGGGAGAGGTGGAGGAAGAGGCGGTCATGGCGGCGGTGTGAATGTTGGCGGGCCACAGTTCCACCACCATCATCCGCAGCCACAGCCGCCACTGCAACAGCAGCCACAGCAACAGCAACCGCCGAATCAGAATCCGAGTCAACAACCGAGGCCTAATCCATGGAATGCTCCCGCTTCTACCAGAGCATGGGGGCCCAGAGCGCCTGCTCCGCCTGCATCTCCGGTCGGATCGGCCCCGAACATCTCTCCTGATCCTG GTACTCTTGTTCCTGCAATGCAATCGATGGCAATTTCAAGTCAGACAccctcttcatcttctttggaaAAGGCGAGCAATCATGTGCCAGTGAAGCGGCCTGATCGTGGGGGGATGATAGCTATCCGAACTGCTAAGCTCCGCGCTAATCATTTTAATCTCAAGTTCAATCCTGAGAGTATTATAATGCACTATGATGTTGATGTTAAGCCAGAACACCCTGCTAAGAATGGCCGTCCGGTGAAGATATCAAAGTCTGAACTTGCTGCAATCAGGAAGCAGTTATCCACGGATGATCCTTCGAATTTTCCATTGTTAAGTACAGCATATGATGGTGAAAAGAACATATTCAGTGCAGTGCCATTGCCCACTGGATCATTTAAGGTGGAAGTTCCTGAGGAAGAAGGCACGCGGTTCAGTTCGTACATTTTTACTATAAAGCTTGCAAAGGAGCTGCAGCTTTGCAAGTTGAAGGAGTACCTAAGTGGTCAGCTGTTGGATATCCCTCGTAACATATTACAGAGTATGGACTTGGTGATGAAAGAGAATCCAACTAGGCGCATGATTGCTTTTGGGCGAAACTTTTACCCCACTGAATCTCATCCAAACGATGACCTTGGTTATGGTGTTGCTGCCTTCAGAGGCTTTCAGCATGGCTTGAAGCTCACTTCTCAGGGTCCTACCTTGTGTCTGGATTACTCAGTCTTGGCATTTCATAAGCGCATGTCAGTTATTGAGTTTCTCCAACAGCAAATAAGGGGATTTACTTTAAATAATTTCCAAAGTTATAGGAGAGATGTTGAGGATGTATTGAAGGGATTAAAAGTTAACGTGACTCACCGCAGAACCAAGCAGAAGTACCTCATTAAGGGGCTTACTGATAGGAATGCAGGAGATATTACATTTGATGCTGTAGACATAGATGGCCAGAGTCCACCTACGAAAGTTAGACTTCTTGATTATTTCAGGGACAAATACGAGGAGATTCGGTACAAAAACATTCCTTGCTTGGATTTGGGGAAAAATGGTAGAAGGAATGATACCCCAATGGAGTTCTGTGTCCTAGTTGAGGGGCAAAGGTATCCAAAGGAGTATTTGGGCAAAGAAGCAGCCATCATGCTGAAGAACATCTCATTGCCTTCACCAAGAGATAGACAGAATAGTATATACAACATGGTACGATCAAATGATGGACCTTGCGG TGGTGGTATCATTCAGAATTTTGGATTTGAAGTCAACCAGAATATGACACCAGTAACAGGGCGTGTGATAGGCCCTCCTGAGTTGAAGTTGGGTGCTTCTGATGGCAAGGTGGTGAATAAGGTGACTGTTGACAGAGAGAAATGCCAATGGAATCTGGTTGGGAAGAGAGTCGTGGAAGGAAAACCAATCATGCATTGGGCTGTACTAGACTTCAGCAGTCATGACCGTTATGGACTGGACCCTAACCAGTTCATCCCAAAGCTCATCGCTAGGTGCAACAAACTGGGAATCAGAATGGAAGAGCCTCTTTTGTATGAACCCACTTCTATGAGGCCATTCTCTAGTGTTCAGATGCTTCGTCAGCTGCTTGAAAGGGTTAATGAAAAGGCCAAGAAAGAAGGCAAAGGTTACTTGCAACTACTTGTTTGTGTAATGGCAAATAGAGACCCTGGTTACAAGTATCTGAAGTGGATCGCTGAGACTCAAATTGGTATAGTGACACAGTGCTGCTTGTCAAATATGGCCAACAAAGCAAATGACCAGTACCTTGCAAATCTTGCACTCAAGATCAATGCCAAGCTTGGAGGCAGTAATGTAGAGCTAATTGATCGGCTCCCCCTCTTAGGGGGTGCAGGCCATGTTATGTTTGTGGGGGCTGATGTCAATCATCCTGCTGCGCGAAACACAACAAGTCCATCAATTGCAGCTGTTGTTGCCACTGTAAACTGGCCTGCTGCGAATCGTTATGCTGCACGAGTTCGACCCCAGTACCATCGTAAGGAGAAGATAATAAATTTTGGAGACATGTGTCTCGAGCTTGTTCAAACTTACGAGCGGTTGAATAAAGTCAAGCCAAACCAAATTGTTGTCTTCCGCGATGGAGTCAGTGAGGGCCAGTTTGATATGGTTCTCAATGAAGAGTTGCTAGATCTGAAGATGGCTTTGGCAAGTATAAAATACTATCCAACCATCACACTTATTGTTGCCCAGAAGCGGCACCATACTCGTCTGTTTTTGGAGAATCCAAGGGATGGGGGTTCCACAGGCAATATCTCTCCGGGAACTGTTGTGGACAACACAATCGTGCACCCGTTTGAGTTTGACTTCTATCTCTGCAGTCACTATGGAGCCCTTGGGACAAGTAAACCCACGCACTACCATGTTCTTTGGGACGAGCACCGGTTTACTTCTGACCAATTGCAGAAGCTCATATATGACTTGTGCTTCACTTTTGCAAGGTGTACAAAACCTGTATCATTGGTTCCACCGGTGTACTATGCTGACCTTGTGGCATATAGGGGGCGATTATACTTTGAGAGTACGGAGGGACAGTCTCCAGCGTCAGTATCCTCCGCCTCCTCCTCATCCTCGACACATTC